GCCTTTAATTTCCAGAACCGGCATGCTCCCCCTCCTTTCCAGGTACGGCCGGACGCGCCCTGGGCGGCGTGAAAATGCCTAGCTCTTTGCCGCCGAAAATCCCCTGCGGACGCGACAGGATGGTAATGACGAGGATGAGGGCGTATATAACGCCGCGAAACTCGATAAACTGCTGACCCAGCACGAAACGCAGACCTTCCAGCAGGAAGACCCACCCTATTGCGGTGATCACTGTGCCGGTCATGCTGCCCAGCCCGCCTAGAACCACTATAAGCAGGAAATCGAAGGACTTTAAAAAGTCGAAGCTCGACGGGTGGATAAATGGGTAGCGGTGGGCGTACAGGGCCCCGGCCAGCCCGGCCAGGGCGCAGCCGAAGACGAAAGCCAGCACCTTGGACCTGGTGGTGTCGATGCCCATGATGTCGGCGGCAATTTCGTCGTCGCGAATGGCCTTGCAGGACCTGCCGTAACTGGAGTGGATAAAATTGCGGACCAGAAGGACGGATATAACCGCAAAAAGAAAGATGAAGTCAAAAGTTGCCACCTGCGGCAGTCCTGCCATGCCGGTAGCCCCGCCCAGAACTGGAAACAGCTTGTTGGAATTATCCATACCCACTTTAACAATTATGCCGAAACCAAGGGTGGCAATGCCCAAGTAGTCCGAACGGAGACGCAGGATGGGCAGGCCGATCAAAAAAGCCACCAGCGCCGCCGCCAGCATCCCGGCAGGAAGGGCGGCAATAAACCAGGCCAGGCTGCCGTGCCCCAGCAGTTTACTGATTGTCCCGGCGGTATAGGCGCCGAGGCCGTAGAAGGCGGCGTGTCCCAGGGAGAACTGGCCGGCAAAGCCGTAGATGATGCACAGCCCGAGGGCACCGATGGTGGTTATTAAAGCCTGGTCCAGCACCAAAAGCCAGTAGGGCGTCAGCAGGCCGCTTAAGGCCAGAATTTTTACGGCTGTGTAAATTGCTGCCGCCAGAAGTAAAAGGGCAGCGGTTTGGCGGGAATTGTTCAATGCTCTTTTGCCCATTTTATCTACCTAGACTTTCTCAGGATTGGTTTTTCCGAGGATTCCGGCCGGCCGCACCATCAGCACTATGATTAAGACGGCAAAGGCAATGGCATCTCTTAACTGGGAAGACAGGAAAGCCGCCGTAAGGGTTTCCACCTGGCCCATGATCAGGGCTCCCAGGACGGCGCCCGGGATGATTCCGATCCCCCCCAGAACGGCTGCCGTGAAAGCCTTAAGGCCGGGCATAATGCCCATGAAGGGCTGGATCTGGGGATAGGCAATGGCGTAAAGCACCCCACCGGCGGCGGCCAGGGCCGACCCGATGGCAAAGGTGATGGAAATCACGCTGTCAACGTTAACGCCCATCAGGC
The window above is part of the Pelotomaculum thermopropionicum SI genome. Proteins encoded here:
- the LivM gene encoding ABC-type branched-chain amino acid transport system, permease component; translation: MGKRALNNSRQTAALLLLAAAIYTAVKILALSGLLTPYWLLVLDQALITTIGALGLCIIYGFAGQFSLGHAAFYGLGAYTAGTISKLLGHGSLAWFIAALPAGMLAAALVAFLIGLPILRLRSDYLGIATLGFGIIVKVGMDNSNKLFPVLGGATGMAGLPQVATFDFIFLFAVISVLLVRNFIHSSYGRSCKAIRDDEIAADIMGIDTTRSKVLAFVFGCALAGLAGALYAHRYPFIHPSSFDFLKSFDFLLIVVLGGLGSMTGTVITAIGWVFLLEGLRFVLGQQFIEFRGVIYALILVITILSRPQGIFGGKELGIFTPPRARPAVPGKEGEHAGSGN